Proteins co-encoded in one Zymomonas mobilis subsp. mobilis ATCC 10988 genomic window:
- the ccmC gene encoding heme ABC transporter permease CcmC gives MIRLANPHFFLSLSRKLTPWLGLAGILFSLAGIIGGLFVTPPDYLQGETVRILYIHVPTAWLAMGGWSSIALASLVQFIWRHPLAGIAAKSMALPGAIFTGLCLMTGSIWGRPTWGTWWEWDGRLTSVLVLFFLYLGYIALSRSVSNYSTTSRIPAIYALLGAINLPIIHYSVLWWRTLHQGQSISLTHSSIDPSLLWPLPLTLIGFSCLFALITLFRMRLLLANAQYEARLRRMAAL, from the coding sequence ATGATAAGACTTGCAAATCCCCATTTTTTTCTATCCCTAAGCCGAAAATTAACGCCATGGCTTGGCCTTGCGGGTATTCTTTTCAGCCTCGCTGGCATTATCGGCGGCTTATTCGTGACCCCGCCTGATTATTTACAGGGGGAAACCGTCCGTATTCTCTATATCCATGTGCCAACCGCATGGCTTGCCATGGGTGGCTGGAGCAGTATTGCCTTGGCCTCTTTGGTGCAATTTATCTGGCGACATCCTTTGGCGGGCATTGCTGCCAAATCCATGGCTCTACCGGGGGCAATTTTTACAGGACTTTGCCTTATGACCGGCTCAATCTGGGGAAGACCCACTTGGGGAACATGGTGGGAATGGGATGGTCGTCTGACCTCTGTTCTGGTGCTTTTCTTTCTCTATCTTGGCTATATCGCTTTATCCCGATCAGTCAGCAATTACAGCACAACCTCGCGCATACCGGCAATTTACGCCTTACTCGGTGCGATCAATTTGCCGATCATTCATTATTCTGTTTTGTGGTGGCGCACACTCCATCAAGGCCAAAGTATCAGCCTTACCCATTCTTCCATTGATCCATCGCTTTTATGGCCGCTGCCTTTGACTTTGATCGGCTTTTCCTGTCTCTTTGCGCTTATAACTCTTTTCAGGATGCGTCTTTTGCTTGCCAATGCCCAATATGAAGCTCGTCTCCGGCGGATGGCTGCCTTATGA
- the ccmE gene encoding cytochrome c maturation protein CcmE — translation MQAKHQRLILGIIALAAVIAAGFLALVAFKKQAAYFFTPTDAVKAHLPVNRNIRLGGMVERGSLIREKDGVTIHFRVTDGYQKIAVSYRGIVPDLFREGSGVVADGHFDPSGSFMAETILAKHDERYMPPVTQQQAAATQTTLQEK, via the coding sequence GTGCAAGCCAAACATCAACGGCTTATTCTGGGGATTATCGCGCTTGCGGCGGTTATAGCTGCCGGTTTTTTGGCACTTGTCGCCTTTAAAAAGCAGGCTGCCTATTTCTTCACGCCCACAGATGCCGTCAAGGCGCATCTGCCCGTAAACCGGAATATCCGCTTGGGAGGAATGGTCGAACGCGGCTCGCTCATCCGTGAAAAAGACGGGGTAACCATCCATTTTCGGGTGACGGACGGTTACCAGAAAATTGCGGTTTCCTATCGCGGAATAGTGCCAGACCTTTTTCGGGAAGGTTCCGGCGTGGTCGCTGACGGTCATTTTGACCCATCCGGCTCTTTCATGGCTGAAACCATCCTCGCCAAACATGACGAACGCTACATGCCGCCGGTGACTCAACAGCAGGCGGCCGCGACCCAAACGACATTACAGGAAAAATGA
- a CDS encoding heme lyase CcmF/NrfE family subunit: MIAESGLIFLWLAAMMALLQGLFGLSVLNNRLDDVFSGAVKITALIQAALALSAFAMLLWLFMRVDLSVTLVAENDHWAKPMLYRVAASWGNHEGSMLLWVTILSFCGALLALFGGKIDQKLLSLALGSQAFLALGFFAFLLFVSNPFARLNPPATEGLGLNPLLQDPGLAFHPPTLYLGYVGLSVAFSFAVAALLTGKADRAFAKAMRIWVLGAWVFLTIGITAGSYWAYYELGWGGFWFWDPVENAALMPWLAATALFHSVSVLAKRDSLRVWTLVLAVTAFSMSMIGTFLVRSGILVSVHAFAVDPWRGSFILGLLGLYIGGALALFALRIAKIHQGNHFILPSREAGLVLNNLFLGVILAIVLIGTLYPLLAEMMNGEKLSVGAPYFNMIITPLALLLCLLMPFGTLLRWKQDRWASLKWPLLVGAGLFILTEVILALKGLFSTAPLASISLGVAVMVGLLCLWPLLRQKTIHLNLWGMVLAHLGIAITLGGIASDTLFSQELLTALKPQQTARLGDWQLHFDRVMPDLGSDWTAIVADIRLERNGQSFTLHPALRHFTNPVTDTSETALKTTKAGQLYLVLGQQAEDGRWQIRAWWKPLVTLIWDGGFLTAFGGILILLDRLLRYLQKRRYQNRPDERQRLSL, from the coding sequence GTGATTGCCGAATCCGGTCTTATCTTTTTGTGGCTCGCCGCCATGATGGCCTTGTTGCAAGGCCTCTTTGGCCTGTCTGTTCTGAATAATCGCCTTGATGACGTCTTCTCCGGTGCCGTCAAAATAACAGCCCTTATCCAAGCCGCCTTGGCGCTATCCGCTTTTGCAATGCTGCTTTGGTTGTTTATGCGGGTGGATTTATCGGTAACCTTGGTCGCTGAAAACGATCATTGGGCAAAACCGATGCTTTATCGTGTGGCTGCCAGTTGGGGCAATCACGAAGGTTCAATGCTGCTTTGGGTCACTATTCTCAGCTTTTGCGGGGCTTTGCTTGCGCTTTTTGGCGGGAAGATCGACCAGAAATTATTATCTTTGGCTTTGGGATCGCAAGCCTTTCTAGCCTTAGGCTTTTTTGCCTTTTTGCTCTTTGTTTCCAATCCTTTCGCTCGCCTCAATCCACCTGCGACAGAAGGCCTTGGCTTAAATCCGCTGTTACAAGACCCGGGATTGGCCTTTCATCCTCCAACGCTTTATCTTGGCTATGTCGGCCTATCGGTCGCTTTTTCTTTTGCGGTCGCCGCTTTACTGACAGGGAAAGCAGATCGTGCCTTTGCGAAAGCCATGCGCATTTGGGTTCTAGGCGCTTGGGTTTTTCTGACTATCGGCATTACCGCAGGCAGCTATTGGGCATATTACGAATTGGGCTGGGGCGGCTTCTGGTTCTGGGACCCTGTTGAAAATGCCGCTTTGATGCCGTGGCTCGCCGCTACCGCCTTGTTCCATTCCGTTTCCGTCCTCGCCAAAAGGGATTCTTTACGGGTCTGGACATTGGTCTTGGCTGTTACCGCTTTTTCAATGAGCATGATCGGCACTTTTCTGGTGCGTTCCGGTATTCTGGTCAGTGTTCATGCCTTTGCGGTTGATCCATGGCGGGGCAGTTTTATCCTTGGCTTGCTTGGGCTTTATATCGGTGGTGCCTTAGCCCTGTTTGCGCTTCGGATCGCTAAAATCCACCAAGGCAATCATTTTATTCTACCCAGCCGTGAAGCCGGTTTGGTGCTGAATAATCTTTTCCTCGGCGTCATTTTGGCAATCGTGCTGATTGGCACGCTCTATCCTCTTTTGGCGGAAATGATGAACGGAGAAAAACTATCCGTCGGCGCGCCTTATTTTAATATGATTATCACGCCGCTGGCCTTGCTTCTCTGCCTTTTGATGCCTTTCGGTACATTACTCCGCTGGAAACAAGACCGTTGGGCAAGTCTCAAATGGCCGCTTCTGGTCGGGGCAGGGCTATTCATCCTGACAGAAGTCATTCTTGCCTTAAAAGGCCTGTTCTCAACCGCACCTCTTGCCTCAATTTCTTTGGGCGTTGCGGTGATGGTAGGGCTTCTTTGCCTCTGGCCACTCCTCCGGCAAAAGACCATCCATCTCAATTTATGGGGCATGGTGCTGGCGCATCTTGGCATTGCGATAACTTTAGGCGGTATTGCGTCAGATACACTTTTTTCTCAAGAATTGCTCACCGCCCTCAAACCGCAACAAACGGCGCGTTTGGGTGATTGGCAACTGCATTTCGACAGGGTAATGCCCGATCTTGGTTCGGATTGGACAGCGATTGTCGCCGATATCCGCCTCGAAAGAAACGGACAATCTTTTACCCTTCATCCAGCTTTGCGGCATTTTACCAATCCTGTCACGGATACCAGTGAAACCGCCCTTAAAACAACAAAGGCCGGTCAACTCTATCTGGTATTGGGACAACAGGCCGAAGATGGTCGCTGGCAAATTCGTGCTTGGTGGAAACCTTTGGTAACGCTTATCTGGGATGGCGGTTTCCTAACCGCTTTCGGCGGCATACTGATCCTGCTGGATAGGCTTTTGCGCTATCTCCAGAAACGCCGTTATCAAAATCGCCCCGATGAAAGACAAAGGCTGTCTTTATGA
- a CDS encoding DsbE family thiol:disulfide interchange protein has protein sequence MKTWLKWLPFIGFAACFLFFRLALSHPENTVVPSKQIGKALPEFQLPAVLPDIAGVNSREMKNGQPHFLNIFASWCLPCAEESGSLMAIHEAGIPIMAIAIRDKPADITRFLNRYGNPYQAIGIDQGSQIQLAIGSSGVPESFLIDGQGVIRYQHIGAVTEKDLPQLMSIWRQITA, from the coding sequence ATGAAAACATGGCTAAAATGGCTGCCTTTTATTGGCTTTGCCGCTTGCTTCCTGTTTTTTCGACTAGCATTATCGCATCCTGAAAATACGGTGGTGCCTTCAAAACAGATTGGCAAAGCGCTCCCCGAATTTCAATTACCAGCGGTCTTGCCTGATATCGCAGGGGTCAATAGCCGTGAAATGAAAAACGGCCAGCCGCATTTTCTCAATATTTTTGCCAGTTGGTGCCTGCCTTGCGCCGAAGAAAGCGGCAGCCTCATGGCTATTCACGAAGCGGGCATTCCGATTATGGCGATTGCCATTCGGGATAAACCGGCTGACATCACCCGTTTTCTCAATCGCTATGGTAATCCCTATCAGGCCATCGGTATAGATCAGGGCAGCCAGATACAATTAGCTATCGGCTCTTCTGGCGTTCCTGAAAGCTTTCTGATCGATGGGCAGGGGGTTATCCGTTACCAGCATATTGGTGCCGTCACTGAAAAGGATTTGCCACAGCTTATGAGCATCTGGAGGCAGATAACCGCATGA
- a CDS encoding cytochrome c-type biogenesis protein — translation MTWLKPLGAFMAFLFLAVPLTAFVTAEQPADPYAEQPLQNPVQENQAQDLMHTLRCLVCQGQSIADSNAAMAADMRAIVRHDIEKGWSPEEVRRWFIDRYGDWVSYKPTWSKRSWPLWILPLVVLSAGLFFIIRLFRKEDKE, via the coding sequence ATGACATGGCTTAAACCCCTTGGGGCATTTATGGCTTTTCTGTTTCTCGCGGTGCCACTGACCGCTTTTGTGACGGCGGAGCAGCCCGCCGATCCTTATGCCGAACAGCCGCTTCAAAATCCGGTGCAAGAAAATCAGGCACAAGATTTGATGCACACACTTCGTTGTCTGGTTTGCCAAGGCCAATCCATCGCCGATTCCAATGCGGCAATGGCGGCCGATATGCGGGCAATTGTCCGTCATGACATTGAAAAAGGCTGGTCACCGGAAGAAGTGCGCCGTTGGTTTATCGACCGCTATGGCGATTGGGTCAGCTATAAACCGACATGGTCAAAAAGAAGCTGGCCATTATGGATTTTACCGCTTGTCGTTTTGTCGGCGGGGCTCTTTTTCATCATCCGCTTGTTCAGAAAAGAAGATAAAGAATGA
- a CDS encoding tetratricopeptide repeat protein codes for MNGWIIAFSLAVLLFLLCWKTARFSSMALQALAAALCFGLAGYAWQGSPFLKGHAAEAPEENGQKDDPFITDRGMFFSRYGEDARALITSDAFIKQGQYAYAVGWLKSEINQRPNSAMLWTALGDALVQASDGHLVPAAKLSFEQAEKLAPQAAGPAYFHAVALLGEGHLDETLAIWHRLLTDAPEKAAWRHNIEERMAILERLKSSLSDESH; via the coding sequence ATGAATGGCTGGATTATCGCTTTTTCGCTGGCAGTCTTGCTTTTCCTGCTTTGTTGGAAGACGGCACGTTTTTCTTCTATGGCCTTGCAAGCCTTAGCGGCTGCCCTTTGTTTTGGCCTTGCGGGTTATGCATGGCAGGGTAGCCCTTTTCTCAAAGGCCACGCCGCCGAAGCACCGGAAGAAAATGGCCAAAAAGACGACCCGTTCATTACAGACCGTGGAATGTTCTTTTCGCGCTATGGCGAGGATGCCCGCGCCTTGATTACTTCTGATGCCTTCATTAAACAGGGGCAATATGCCTATGCGGTTGGCTGGCTGAAAAGCGAAATCAACCAACGACCGAATAGCGCTATGCTCTGGACTGCTCTCGGGGATGCCCTTGTTCAGGCTTCTGACGGACATCTTGTTCCAGCAGCCAAACTCTCTTTCGAGCAGGCCGAAAAATTGGCACCCCAAGCCGCAGGCCCCGCTTATTTTCATGCTGTTGCCTTACTGGGCGAAGGTCATCTGGATGAAACGCTGGCTATCTGGCACCGTCTCTTGACAGACGCGCCGGAAAAGGCTGCTTGGCGCCATAATATCGAAGAAAGAATGGCTATTCTTGAAAGGCTGAAAAGCAGCCTGTCCGATGAAAGTCATTAA
- a CDS encoding DUF3617 domain-containing protein: MKKYLICCLPLLVAAAPAPSSDKLKTGQWEESVQNMTMQMDGKTLPKDKTDTALHCVTDKDNDPRVVFANTPEHCKNAQLDIKNGNFTVKQECTPESHVPFREMTVKGSYTPTSYKMSYNIVSGTAEHPMTMSADVSAHYVGACPVPTEAPAASAPSAATPK, from the coding sequence ATGAAAAAATATCTTATCTGCTGCTTGCCGCTTCTGGTTGCCGCAGCACCAGCTCCATCATCGGACAAGCTCAAGACTGGCCAATGGGAAGAATCCGTTCAGAATATGACCATGCAGATGGACGGAAAAACGCTTCCTAAGGATAAAACGGATACCGCGTTGCACTGCGTGACGGATAAAGACAATGATCCACGGGTTGTTTTTGCCAACACGCCGGAACATTGCAAAAACGCCCAGCTTGATATCAAAAACGGTAATTTCACCGTCAAGCAGGAATGCACCCCTGAATCCCACGTGCCTTTCCGTGAAATGACCGTAAAGGGTAGCTATACTCCAACCAGCTATAAAATGTCTTATAACATTGTCAGCGGAACGGCCGAACATCCGATGACCATGTCGGCTGATGTCTCGGCTCATTATGTCGGTGCTTGCCCTGTTCCGACGGAAGCCCCTGCGGCTTCTGCTCCCTCTGCTGCCACCCCGAAATAA
- a CDS encoding DUF3617 domain-containing protein, which translates to MKRLLLFAPFLLAAHAADSDHLAEGQWESLFQIESSSTDGKKQHQQTAPIYPPSRCVKGSETAPMAFFSHPEDPDCKTVSLKAEKGKIRLTRLCQSASNPMATIEAKGHYDPHHYSMTFLMWNMFDGVRIAVKGHITGSHQGLCPSQ; encoded by the coding sequence ATGAAAAGGCTTCTGCTTTTTGCGCCTTTTTTACTCGCAGCACACGCCGCCGATAGTGATCACCTTGCAGAAGGTCAGTGGGAGTCCCTTTTTCAAATAGAATCTTCTTCTACAGATGGTAAAAAACAGCATCAACAAACCGCGCCTATTTATCCGCCATCCCGTTGTGTTAAAGGGAGCGAGACCGCACCTATGGCCTTTTTCTCCCATCCAGAAGACCCAGACTGTAAGACCGTTTCATTAAAAGCGGAAAAAGGCAAAATCAGGCTGACCCGCCTTTGTCAATCTGCGAGTAATCCGATGGCGACAATCGAGGCGAAAGGCCATTACGACCCACATCATTACTCTATGACCTTTTTGATGTGGAATATGTTTGATGGTGTTAGAATAGCTGTAAAAGGCCATATTACTGGCTCTCATCAAGGCTTATGCCCATCCCAATAA
- a CDS encoding DUF3617 domain-containing protein translates to MKRLWLLSWPLLLAAAPADNDYLAAGQWQSSIQIEGASLDGKELPVKERPTLQPPRCVKNTENKPMTFFAYSEDPECQTLSLNAGKGQVTMSGVCQKNGKNLTTIEAKGDYHLRDYSMAYIMRSEENGHKLEVRGHMSGHSIGLCPAKDSNADDITLGNKNH, encoded by the coding sequence GTGAAAAGACTCTGGCTGCTCTCTTGGCCATTACTGCTGGCCGCTGCACCCGCTGATAATGATTATCTTGCCGCCGGACAGTGGCAGTCCTCTATTCAGATCGAAGGTGCCAGCCTTGACGGGAAAGAATTGCCAGTCAAAGAACGCCCGACATTACAGCCGCCACGCTGCGTCAAAAATACCGAAAATAAACCGATGACCTTCTTTGCCTATTCGGAAGACCCCGAATGCCAGACTTTATCGCTTAATGCCGGAAAAGGGCAGGTGACTATGTCGGGTGTTTGTCAGAAAAATGGTAAAAATCTGACCACCATTGAAGCCAAAGGCGACTATCACCTCCGCGATTATTCTATGGCCTATATTATGCGAAGTGAAGAAAACGGCCATAAATTAGAAGTCCGTGGACATATGTCTGGGCATTCTATCGGCTTATGCCCTGCCAAAGATAGCAATGCCGATGATATCACCTTGGGGAACAAAAACCACTAA
- the ykgO gene encoding type B 50S ribosomal protein L36, with translation MKIRNSLKSLKGRHRDNRVIRRRGRTYIINKTVRRFKARQG, from the coding sequence ATGAAAATCCGCAACTCGCTCAAATCCTTAAAGGGGCGCCATCGCGACAATCGGGTGATTCGCCGGCGTGGCCGCACTTATATCATCAATAAAACGGTTCGCCGCTTTAAAGCCCGTCAGGGTTAA
- a CDS encoding DUF4136 domain-containing protein: protein MRHLITISQPAIPQDVTNKEGRKAKKQLRCKGIYPFLGMFFFAAALPLQATQPIEVTRFHKSDMATTGIVNIMPHDPTLRNTLEYQRYTASIARNLTRIGFQVTDNPQQAEYTMMYDVMRGTHYRDNGQTPPRDTRPHGGISLGGGYGGGGGFGGGGVGWGGGGSGISIGGGGGGGRGFGGGGGGISAGISVPVGNGYHTSNKVETILTAQLSRRDTHQAIWEGRARTEAKSNKAESTPDIAVDRLATAMFGQFPGESGETEKVK from the coding sequence TTGAGGCATCTCATCACGATATCACAGCCCGCAATACCGCAAGACGTGACCAATAAAGAGGGTCGCAAGGCAAAAAAACAGCTCCGGTGCAAAGGCATCTATCCCTTTTTAGGGATGTTTTTCTTTGCGGCGGCGCTCCCGTTACAGGCGACCCAGCCGATAGAAGTCACTCGCTTTCACAAAAGCGATATGGCTACAACCGGCATCGTCAACATTATGCCTCATGACCCGACCTTACGGAATACGCTGGAATATCAGCGCTACACGGCCAGCATCGCCCGCAATCTCACAAGAATCGGTTTCCAAGTCACGGACAACCCGCAACAAGCCGAATATACGATGATGTATGACGTGATGCGGGGAACGCATTACAGAGACAACGGCCAAACGCCCCCGCGTGATACTCGCCCTCATGGTGGCATCAGCCTTGGCGGTGGTTATGGTGGCGGCGGCGGCTTTGGAGGCGGCGGTGTCGGCTGGGGCGGCGGCGGAAGCGGTATCAGTATCGGAGGCGGTGGCGGGGGTGGCCGCGGCTTCGGAGGTGGCGGAGGCGGTATCAGTGCCGGTATTTCTGTCCCTGTCGGTAACGGCTATCATACCAGCAACAAGGTCGAAACCATTCTAACGGCACAACTCAGCCGCAGGGATACGCATCAGGCTATCTGGGAAGGCCGCGCCCGAACAGAAGCTAAAAGTAACAAAGCCGAAAGCACGCCCGATATTGCGGTGGACAGATTAGCCACAGCCATGTTCGGCCAGTTTCCCGGTGAATCAGGTGAAACGGAAAAAGTAAAATGA
- a CDS encoding M14 family metallopeptidase: MTLQINAAFDGGNIHVVEQDGNRIYLEIIKDNQSDFFQWFYFKVTGAKDQALELVVTNASDSAYPAGWPDYQARVSEDRQDWQMTETDYRDGMLTIRYTPRSNIAYFAYFAPYSMERHHDLIARMAGKSGVGYEMLGKSLDGQSMDCLTMGEGRRSIWLIARQHPGETMAEWWMEGALERLTDENDSVARLLRQKARFHIMPNMNPDGSCRGHLRTNACGANLNREWAEPTAERSPEVLAVRNHMDKTGVDFVMDVHGDEAIPHVFLAGFEGIPDLDKAQDKLFRRYRNKLAKYTPDFQRHYGYENDEPGQANLALATNQLAYRYKAVSMTLEMPFKDHDDMPDLKKGWSPERSKQLGRDCLAILAEMIDQLPISGKDLA; this comes from the coding sequence ATGACCCTTCAAATCAATGCCGCCTTTGATGGCGGAAATATCCATGTTGTCGAACAAGACGGAAACCGGATTTATCTGGAAATTATCAAAGATAACCAGTCGGATTTCTTCCAATGGTTCTATTTCAAGGTAACCGGTGCCAAAGATCAGGCCTTGGAACTGGTTGTCACCAATGCCAGCGATTCCGCCTATCCGGCTGGCTGGCCTGATTATCAGGCTCGCGTTTCCGAAGACCGCCAAGACTGGCAAATGACAGAAACGGATTATCGCGACGGGATGCTGACCATCCGTTATACGCCGCGTAGTAATATTGCTTATTTTGCCTATTTCGCCCCTTACTCAATGGAACGACACCATGATCTGATTGCCCGTATGGCTGGCAAGTCAGGGGTCGGTTACGAAATGTTGGGTAAAAGCCTCGATGGTCAAAGCATGGATTGCCTGACGATGGGGGAAGGGCGGCGCTCTATCTGGTTGATCGCACGGCAACATCCGGGCGAAACCATGGCTGAATGGTGGATGGAAGGTGCTTTGGAAAGGTTAACCGATGAAAATGACTCGGTTGCGCGCCTGCTTCGCCAAAAAGCCCGCTTTCATATCATGCCTAATATGAATCCGGACGGTTCTTGCCGTGGTCATTTGCGGACGAATGCTTGTGGTGCCAATCTCAATCGTGAATGGGCAGAACCCACGGCTGAACGCAGCCCCGAAGTGTTGGCCGTTCGCAATCATATGGACAAAACGGGCGTTGATTTTGTCATGGATGTTCATGGCGATGAAGCTATTCCGCATGTATTCCTTGCCGGATTTGAAGGGATACCCGATCTCGACAAGGCACAGGATAAATTATTCCGCCGCTACCGGAATAAATTGGCCAAATACACGCCCGATTTTCAACGTCATTACGGCTATGAAAATGACGAGCCGGGGCAGGCCAATCTAGCCTTGGCGACTAACCAATTAGCCTATCGTTACAAGGCGGTTTCGATGACGCTTGAAATGCCTTTCAAAGATCATGACGATATGCCTGATTTGAAAAAAGGCTGGTCACCGGAAAGGTCAAAACAATTAGGCCGCGATTGTCTCGCTATCTTGGCTGAAATGATTGATCAGCTCCCGATCTCCGGCAAAGATCTCGCGTAA
- the gpmA gene encoding 2,3-diphosphoglycerate-dependent phosphoglycerate mutase — protein sequence MPTLVLSRHGQSEWNLENRFTGWWDVNLTEQGVQEATAGGKALAEKGFEFDIAFTSVLTRAIKTTNLILEAGKTLWVPTEKDWRLNERHYGGLTGLNKAETAAKHGEEQVHIWRRSYDVPPPPMEKGSKFDLSGDRRYDGVKIPETESLKDTVARVLPYWEERIAPELKAGKRVLIGAHGNSLRALVKHLSKLSDEEIVKFELPTGQPLVYELNDDLTPKDRYFLNER from the coding sequence ATGCCCACGCTCGTTTTGTCCCGTCACGGACAGTCCGAATGGAACCTTGAAAACCGTTTCACCGGTTGGTGGGACGTTAACCTGACTGAACAGGGTGTTCAGGAAGCAACGGCCGGTGGTAAAGCTCTGGCTGAAAAGGGTTTTGAATTCGATATCGCTTTCACCAGCGTTCTGACCCGCGCCATCAAAACCACCAATCTTATTCTCGAAGCCGGTAAAACCCTTTGGGTTCCGACCGAAAAAGATTGGCGTTTGAATGAACGTCACTATGGTGGCCTGACCGGTCTGAACAAGGCTGAAACCGCCGCTAAACATGGTGAAGAACAGGTTCATATTTGGCGCCGTTCTTATGACGTTCCGCCGCCCCCGATGGAAAAAGGCAGCAAGTTCGATCTGTCTGGCGATCGCCGTTATGATGGTGTCAAGATTCCTGAAACGGAAAGCCTGAAAGACACCGTTGCTCGCGTGCTGCCTTATTGGGAAGAACGCATTGCCCCTGAACTGAAGGCTGGCAAGCGCGTCCTGATCGGTGCGCATGGTAACTCACTGCGCGCTCTCGTTAAGCATCTGTCGAAATTGTCGGACGAAGAAATCGTCAAATTCGAATTGCCCACCGGTCAGCCGTTGGTCTACGAATTGAATGATGATCTGACCCCGAAAGATCGTTACTTCCTTAACGAACGTTAA
- a CDS encoding 2-hydroxyacid dehydrogenase, whose amino-acid sequence MRVAIFSSKNYDHHSIEKENEHYGHDLVFLNERLTKETAEKAKDAEAVCIFVNDEANAEVLEILAGLGIKLVALRCAGYNNVDLDAAKKLNIKVVRVPAYSPYSVAEYAVGMLLTLNRQISRGLKRVRENNFSLEGLIGLDVHDKTVGIIGVGHIGSVFAHIMTHGFGANVIAYKPHPDPELAKKVGFRFTSLDEVIETSDIISLHCPLTPENHHMINEETLARAKKGFYLVNTSRGGLVDTKAVIKSLKAKHLGGYAADVYEEEGPLFFENHADDIIEDDILERLIAFPNVVFTGHQAFLTKEALSNIAHSILQDISDAEAGKEMPDALV is encoded by the coding sequence ATGCGCGTCGCAATATTCAGTTCCAAAAACTATGACCATCATTCTATTGAAAAAGAAAATGAACATTATGGCCATGACCTTGTTTTTCTGAATGAGCGGCTTACCAAAGAGACAGCAGAAAAAGCCAAAGACGCAGAAGCTGTTTGTATCTTTGTGAATGACGAAGCCAATGCCGAAGTGCTGGAAATTTTGGCAGGCTTAGGCATCAAATTGGTTGCTCTTCGTTGCGCCGGTTATAACAATGTCGATCTCGATGCAGCCAAAAAGCTGAATATCAAGGTTGTGCGCGTGCCTGCCTATTCGCCCTATTCGGTTGCCGAATATGCAGTAGGGATGTTGCTCACCCTGAATCGGCAAATTTCACGCGGTTTGAAGCGGGTTCGGGAAAATAACTTCTCCTTGGAAGGTTTGATTGGCCTTGATGTGCATGACAAAACAGTCGGCATTATCGGTGTTGGTCATATCGGGAGTGTCTTTGCCCATATTATGACCCATGGTTTTGGTGCCAATGTTATCGCCTATAAACCGCATCCAGACCCCGAATTGGCAAAAAAGGTCGGTTTCCGCTTCACCTCTCTCGATGAAGTGATCGAGACCAGCGACATCATTTCGCTTCACTGTCCGCTCACGCCAGAAAATCATCACATGATTAACGAAGAAACACTGGCAAGGGCAAAAAAAGGCTTTTACCTCGTCAATACCAGTCGCGGCGGCTTGGTTGATACCAAGGCGGTGATTAAATCGCTGAAAGCCAAACATCTCGGCGGTTATGCGGCGGATGTTTACGAAGAGGAGGGGCCTTTATTCTTCGAAAATCACGCTGACGATATTATCGAAGATGATATTCTCGAAAGGTTGATTGCTTTCCCGAATGTGGTTTTCACGGGACATCAGGCCTTTTTGACGAAAGAGGCCTTATCAAACATTGCTCACAGTATTCTACAAGATATCAGCGATGCCGAAGCTGGAAAAGAAATGCCGGATGCGCTTGTTTAG